In Primulina huaijiensis isolate GDHJ02 chromosome 4, ASM1229523v2, whole genome shotgun sequence, the DNA window TGACAAATCTGCTGGAAATGAAGCCTCGGGTGCAGAAGGTGGAAACCCATTTATCAAAACTCCATCGACATCAAAATTTGTGCAAGGAAATGGATCTTCGTCGCAAATCATTAGCCAGAACACAGCTGATAAAAAGAGAAAACGCCCCACTGAGGCTAGTTCTGTACCTGATCAAAGCAACTGGAATGAAGAATCAAATGACATGATGGCGAAAGTCCTCTTGGACATGATTACTTCTTCGAAATTACGGACTGCTACCAATCTTCTTACCTATGAAAGATTCACCATCACCGAGTGCATAAAAGCATTGGATGAGATCGAAGGTATTGAAGACTATGTCTACTATGCTGCCTTGGATCTCTTCCAGAATCCTAATTTTAGGGAGACATTCCTATCTCTCAATAACAATGGCGTACGATTAGCATGGTTGCAAAGAAAGTGTATAAGTTTTGCCCAGTGTGAAATTGTCTTGTAAATGTCGTCAGCTGCATATGTTTTGATGGAGGGGGAGGGAGTGATGTGTTGGTGTTAAATATGTACAAAATCTTTCGATCTCTGAAAGGGTGGTATTTTGGGGGGATAGAGAAACAGCTGAACGGAAGCATGCAGAGTTGTTCGCATCTATCACAAATCCATTTAGATGCTTTAGCATAGATGTTTTTTTAATACATATGTTAGAACCTCATTTTGTTTTCCTTTTCGTGTCTGGTTCTTTTGGTTAATGGTTGTAGAAAGTTTGAACTCACTACGTCTCCCATAAAGCCGGAGATGATACCACTTATATCGGTAGCGCACACAACGCCCACAACAGAGAGCACGATGCATTAGTAGTCTATTATTTTAGTAGATCCATTTTTGTTCTTGGAGGTTTGGGACAGTTTGGCATCATAACAAGAGCAAGAATCGTCTTGGCCAAAGCACCAACAAGAGTAGGTTTcctgtgagacgatctcataaatttttatttgtgagacagatcaatcatgtatatatttacaataaaaaaataatatttttgaaataaaataataataatttctcatGGTGACCCAAATAGAATAATTGTCTCACAAACTTgactcgtgagaccatctcacatgaatttttataatatacacacacataatcATCACATTTATGATCTATATATCCACTATATTAATCTAAAATTATGTTGTTACACAGCTTTTCTGCATTATATCTCTTCTAACTATTATGTAGGCGAAATGGGTAAGGTTACTCTACAGCAATTTCTCCATCTACACAAAAGATCAAGAAAAACTTATCTCGTCAAAGGTTCCAAACTATGTGGAAGGCTTTCTTATCGCAAATGAGACTATTCGAGATAGCTGGGGGTCTTCATTTAACTTGTCTTCAAACCAAGATCACATTACTTTATTGTTGAGGAAACATGGTCTCCTCTACGCTATCGAATTAGTCAAGTACTACGACGATCACGATGCTGATATGGTTAATAAGGTACATACTTGTATTAACTTAAATCCTTGATCTCTACATCAATTAAATGAACATACATAGAAAATCAAAATGTGATTATTATTAGATTAATTGATTCCACCATATATATCGGCAGGTAGTTGAAATGCTGCTGAAAGAGATGAACTTCATCCCTAGTTTAAATTTCAGTGCAGGTGTCTCCTATTTTGATTTCCTGACAAGAGTCCCAAGGCTGGAAGTACAAAATACCCCGCAATCACCGACTCATCCATGGATGAATTTATTTGTGCCAAAGTCTCGGATTCTTGATTTAAATGCTGGAGTTCTTGTCAATCTCATTCCCAAGATTAACACTGAACTCATCCTCTTGTACCCATTTAACAAAGACAAGTAATCAATCACTCCACAATTCACATTCTTCTCTTTacgtgcgtgtgtgtgtgtgtttccgTATATGGTATTTTGGTATTAATGTTTTGAGTAAACTAGAAAATTTTTGAGAGGTTCAAAAAAATGTTGGAATCATCACTAGAAGACAAGATTGTATAAATACAATAATTTCTCAACTTCTTGCAAAGAATGAATGCATGTTCTTGTAAGAAAAGAAACAAGATCAAAGTAACAACAGGTAATGCTAGGAATATATAGAGGTTTTCCTCAACCCAACGAAACGTGTTACTGCAAACTAGTCGCCAAAGGGCCCTTTCTACCCTGTGGAAAGGTTTTCTCCGGTATCTAGTCGTCATCCTTGAATTCTCTGTAGGAGGGAAAAGCAAAAAAGTTACTTGGATTAGCAGGGAAAACAGGTAATGCTAGGAATATATAGAGGTTTGGAACAAAACATTGAACTTGTGTTTGTAGTGTGCGACTTCTAGAAGGATATCAAGTACCCAAAAAAGGGATAATGTCCAATTTTACCTAACCCGAAGAATCTAACTTCTAGAATGATATTAAGTCAACTTTTTAGATCTAAAACACAGATTCTCACTCGTTCTCACAACAAGATTTTCATAAGAATGAGAAGATTTCTAGGTGCAGCAGCGATTTTCCTTTTTCGTGTTAGTAAGTGTTTTTCACATAAATTTTGTTCATCTGTTCCTAACATTTCCAACTGCACAATATGATGCTGAAGGTGCACCAGGACCATTGGTAAATAACAACAGTTAATGGTCGAGACAGAGGGAATCGGAGAGATGAGATAAGCACCTGCGGTCGAGATATCTAGGTTGAAAGCCGCTGCCTTGGCATGTGGTGCATGTTAAAGAACCAGCCCCGTTACAGTTTATGCATCCTGAGACTTCTTTTTCACCCCCTCCAAGCTCTACATTCACGCTGCCAGAACCCATGCAAAATCTACATTTCTCTGCAGAAAATCAACATAATTTTTAGATGTAATTTTTAAGAGCACCCAAGCTTTTCGACTGAAAACACCAGCAGGAAATACGatatattttgaaatgtgaCTAGGGGTGTAATTGATCAAATTCCTCGCCTGTGATGAGGCCACCCTGTCATGTTAAAAGTAACAACAGACGT includes these proteins:
- the LOC140975203 gene encoding L10-interacting MYB domain-containing protein-like isoform X2, with amino-acid sequence MEPEPIDEQLKQERLRTRWTPALDKIFADIVVKQIQLGNRANNVFDKKTWNQIREEFNGQTNLSFNNNQLRKHLDVLRTRYHNLQSAFNHSDAMQDPCFMGFDLWDDIGEQPKTEPAKTKDCPIYEQLCTIFADSGVDGKYAQSSHYEELDKSAGNEASGAEGGNPFIKTPSTSKFVQGNGSSSQIISQNTADKKRKRPTEASSVPDQSNWNEESNDMMAKVLLDMITSSKLRTATNLLTYERFTITECIKALDEIEGIEDYVYYAALDLFQNPNFRETFLSLNNNGVRLAWLQRKCISFAQCEIVL
- the LOC140975871 gene encoding cytokinin dehydrogenase 5-like, which translates into the protein MSSAAYVLMEGEGVMSGDDTTYIGSAHNAHNREHDALVVYYFSRSIFVLGGLGQFGIITRARIVLAKAPTRAKWVRLLYSNFSIYTKDQEKLISSKVPNYVEGFLIANETIRDSWGSSFNLSSNQDHITLLLRKHGLLYAIELVKYYDDHDADMVNKVVEMLLKEMNFIPSLNFSAGVSYFDFLTRVPRLEVQNTPQSPTHPWMNLFVPKSRILDLNAGVLVNLIPKINTELILLYPFNKDK